From Streptomyces sp. TLI_235, a single genomic window includes:
- a CDS encoding purine catabolism regulator, which translates to MPPTLASVVRNSALHLTVLAGSDHLERQVRWVHTSELDDPTPFLEGGELLLTTGIKLGKTASRLQAYVHRLADAGVVGLGLGVGLSHTEVPQALVEAAAQRGLPLLRVPEATPFIAISKAVSAALAAEQYEAVTTSFEAQEELTRAALGKDGTTAVVRRLAARLGGWAALYDGSGALSAVAPDWAARRAGRLAAEVDRLRRRPAPSSAALQGRSPGIDTADEDFVVVQSLGADRRPRGFLAVGTEDRITPTERYVLNAAVALLTLTLERSRELREAEERMGAALLHMVLAGEVATARQVSAGLFGGLPDGEARVLVAGAGSGPEAAETLSELGDRAEQAGGRVGERLLVSREDGPHGPRLLVLAQDNGAAHRACLGAVEEHEGLAIGVSAPTALEDAGTAYAQAERALAVALRGGRRSVDHEEVGAGSLLPLLGEEAVTAFAEGLLRPLREHDRTARGDLVASLRAWLSRHGQWDAAAADLGVHRHTLRYRMRRVEELLGRSLDDTDVRMELWLALRAGEE; encoded by the coding sequence ATGCCCCCCACACTCGCCTCCGTCGTCCGCAACAGCGCGCTCCATCTGACCGTGCTGGCCGGTTCGGACCACTTGGAGCGCCAGGTCCGCTGGGTGCACACCAGCGAGCTCGACGACCCGACGCCCTTCCTGGAGGGCGGCGAGCTGCTGCTCACCACCGGCATCAAGCTGGGCAAGACCGCGTCCCGGCTGCAGGCGTACGTGCACCGGCTGGCCGACGCCGGGGTGGTCGGGCTGGGCCTCGGTGTCGGCCTGTCGCACACCGAGGTGCCGCAGGCGCTGGTCGAGGCCGCCGCGCAGCGCGGGCTGCCGCTGCTGCGGGTCCCGGAGGCGACGCCGTTCATCGCGATCAGCAAGGCGGTGTCCGCCGCGCTCGCGGCCGAGCAGTACGAGGCGGTGACCACCAGCTTCGAGGCGCAGGAGGAGCTGACCCGGGCGGCGCTCGGCAAGGACGGCACGACGGCGGTGGTGCGCCGGCTGGCGGCCCGCCTCGGCGGCTGGGCTGCGCTGTACGACGGCTCGGGCGCGCTGTCCGCGGTCGCGCCGGACTGGGCGGCCCGCCGGGCCGGCCGGCTGGCGGCCGAGGTGGACCGGCTGCGCAGACGTCCCGCGCCGTCGAGCGCGGCGCTGCAGGGCCGTTCGCCCGGGATCGACACCGCCGACGAGGACTTCGTGGTGGTGCAGTCGCTGGGCGCCGACCGCCGCCCGCGGGGCTTCCTCGCGGTGGGCACCGAGGACCGGATCACGCCGACCGAGCGGTACGTGCTGAACGCGGCGGTGGCGCTGCTGACGCTCACCCTGGAGCGCTCGCGGGAGCTGCGGGAGGCCGAGGAGCGGATGGGCGCCGCGCTGCTGCACATGGTGCTGGCCGGCGAGGTGGCGACCGCCCGGCAGGTGTCGGCGGGCCTGTTCGGCGGCCTGCCGGACGGCGAGGCCCGGGTGCTGGTGGCAGGCGCGGGCAGTGGCCCGGAGGCCGCGGAGACGCTGAGCGAGCTCGGCGACCGGGCAGAGCAGGCCGGCGGCCGGGTCGGCGAGCGGCTGCTGGTCTCCCGGGAGGACGGCCCGCACGGGCCGCGCCTGCTGGTGCTCGCCCAGGACAACGGTGCCGCCCACCGGGCCTGCCTGGGCGCGGTCGAGGAGCACGAGGGCCTGGCGATCGGCGTCTCCGCGCCGACCGCGCTGGAGGACGCCGGCACGGCGTACGCCCAGGCCGAGCGGGCGCTGGCGGTGGCACTGCGCGGCGGCCGCCGCTCGGTCGACCACGAGGAGGTCGGCGCCGGGTCGCTGCTGCCGCTGCTCGGCGAGGAGGCGGTGACGGCCTTCGCCGAGGGGCTGCTGCGGCCACTGCGCGAGCACGACCGGACGGCCCGCGGCGACCTGGTGGCCAGCCTGCGGGCCTGGCTGTCCCGGCACGGCCAGTGGGACGCGGCCGCCGCCGACCTCGGCGTGCACCGGCACACCCTGCGCTACCGGATGCGCCGGGTCGAGGAGCTGCTGGGCCGCTCGCTGGACGACACCGACGTCCGGATGGAGCTGTGGCTGGCCCTGCGCGCCGGCGAGGAGTGA
- a CDS encoding succinate semialdehyde dehydrogenase — MTTTHEFWLAGRRASGESDFEVRHSFDGSLVGKVSVPTDAQVEEAVAAAAAAAPAFAATPAHVRAAALDHVSKRLAERTEEIARLITAENGKPIKWARGEVGRAVSVFRWAAEEARRTNGETMRLDTDPGGAGRFAVVRRFPKGVVLGIAPFNFPLNLVAHKVAPAIAVGAPIILKPAPATPLSALVLGEILAETDLPVGSWSVLPVPNEKMPALVQDDRLPVISFTGSDKVGYQIMDSVPRKHVTLELGGNAAAVVLADWNSEADLDWAATRIAMFSNYQGGQSCISVQRVIADASVYDALVEKIVAKVQDQVTGDPADDAVDVGPLVDENAAKRVESWVDDAVAKGAKVLTGGIREGATYAPTVVADLSDDAILATAEVFGPVLSLHRVNSTDEAFAAVNDSAFGLQAGVFTRDVQAAFRAHRELQVGGVIIGDAPSYRADQMPYGGVKDSGVGREGVKYAMEDFTYERVLVLTGLDL; from the coding sequence GTGACCACCACCCATGAGTTCTGGCTGGCCGGCCGCCGGGCGAGCGGCGAGTCGGACTTCGAGGTCCGCCACTCGTTCGACGGCAGCCTGGTCGGCAAGGTCAGCGTCCCGACCGACGCGCAGGTCGAGGAGGCGGTCGCCGCCGCCGCCGCGGCCGCGCCGGCCTTCGCCGCGACCCCCGCGCACGTCCGCGCGGCCGCCCTGGACCACGTGTCCAAGCGGCTGGCCGAGCGCACCGAGGAGATCGCCCGCCTGATCACCGCCGAGAACGGCAAGCCGATCAAGTGGGCCCGCGGTGAGGTCGGCCGGGCCGTCTCGGTGTTCCGCTGGGCCGCCGAGGAGGCGCGCCGCACCAACGGCGAGACCATGCGTCTGGACACCGACCCGGGCGGCGCCGGCCGTTTCGCGGTGGTGCGCCGCTTCCCGAAGGGCGTCGTGCTGGGCATCGCCCCGTTCAACTTCCCGCTGAACCTGGTGGCGCACAAGGTCGCCCCGGCGATCGCGGTCGGCGCCCCGATCATCCTCAAGCCGGCCCCGGCCACCCCGCTCTCGGCGCTCGTCCTCGGCGAGATCCTGGCCGAGACCGACCTGCCGGTCGGCTCGTGGAGCGTCCTGCCGGTGCCCAACGAGAAGATGCCGGCCCTCGTCCAGGACGACCGACTGCCGGTCATCTCGTTCACCGGCTCCGACAAGGTCGGCTACCAGATCATGGACTCGGTGCCGCGCAAGCACGTCACCCTGGAGCTCGGCGGCAACGCCGCAGCCGTGGTCCTCGCCGACTGGAACTCCGAGGCCGACCTCGACTGGGCGGCCACCCGGATCGCGATGTTCTCCAACTACCAGGGCGGCCAGTCCTGCATCTCGGTGCAGCGCGTGATCGCCGACGCCTCGGTCTACGACGCGCTGGTCGAGAAGATCGTCGCCAAGGTGCAGGACCAGGTCACCGGCGACCCGGCGGACGACGCCGTGGACGTCGGCCCGCTGGTCGACGAGAACGCCGCCAAGCGCGTCGAGTCCTGGGTGGACGACGCGGTCGCCAAGGGCGCCAAGGTGCTCACCGGCGGCATCCGCGAGGGCGCGACCTACGCCCCGACCGTGGTCGCCGACCTCTCCGACGACGCGATCCTCGCCACCGCCGAGGTCTTCGGCCCGGTGCTCTCGCTGCACCGGGTGAACTCCACCGACGAGGCCTTCGCCGCCGTCAACGACTCCGCCTTCGGCCTCCAGGCAGGCGTGTTCACCCGCGACGTGCAGGCCGCCTTCCGCGCCCACCGCGAGCTCCAGGTCGGCGGTGTGATCATCGGTGACGCGCCGTCCTACCGCGCCGACCAGATGCCGTACGGCGGCGTGAAGGACTCCGGCGTCGGCCGTGAGGGCGTCAAGTACGCGATGGAGGACTTCACCTACGAGCGCGTCCTGGTGCTCACCGGCCTGGACCTCTGA
- a CDS encoding 1-deoxy-D-xylulose 5-phosphate reductoisomerase, which produces MGGMNSLAHPQLRFTPAVKDPDGPRELVILGSTGSIGTQAIDVVLRNPGRFRVVALSANGGRVGLLAEQALSLGVRAVGVADESAVPALREALEAGAAGRPLPEILAGPDAATELAATECHSVLNGITGSIGLRPTLAALEAGRVLVLANKESLIVGGPLVKAVAAPGQIVPVDSEHAALFQALAGGTRAEVRKLVVTASGGPFRGRSRAELAGVTPADALAHPTWAMGPVVTINSATLVNKGLEVIEAHLLYDVPFDRIEVVVHPQSVVHSMVEFTDGSTLAQASPPDMRMPIALGLGWPDRVPDAAPGCDWTKAATWEFLPLDDEAFPAVALAREVGGLGGTAPAVFNAANEECVDAFLGGRLPFTGIVDTVAKVVAEHGTPARGTSLTVADVLQAEDWARARARELAAG; this is translated from the coding sequence ATGGGGGGCATGAACTCGCTCGCCCACCCCCAGCTCCGTTTCACCCCGGCGGTCAAGGACCCGGACGGCCCGAGGGAGCTCGTGATCCTCGGCTCCACCGGCTCGATCGGCACCCAGGCCATCGACGTGGTGCTGCGCAACCCCGGCCGCTTCCGCGTGGTGGCGCTGTCCGCCAACGGCGGCCGGGTCGGGCTGCTCGCCGAGCAGGCCCTGAGCCTCGGTGTGCGCGCGGTCGGGGTGGCCGACGAGAGCGCCGTCCCGGCGCTGCGCGAGGCGCTCGAGGCCGGCGCCGCAGGCCGTCCGCTGCCGGAGATCCTGGCCGGTCCGGACGCCGCGACCGAGCTGGCCGCCACGGAGTGCCACTCGGTGCTCAACGGCATCACCGGTTCGATCGGCCTGCGGCCGACGCTGGCCGCGCTGGAGGCGGGCCGGGTGCTGGTGCTCGCCAACAAGGAGTCGCTGATCGTCGGCGGCCCGCTGGTGAAGGCCGTCGCCGCGCCCGGCCAGATCGTGCCGGTCGACTCCGAGCACGCCGCGCTCTTCCAGGCGCTCGCGGGCGGCACCCGGGCCGAGGTCCGCAAGCTGGTGGTGACCGCCAGCGGCGGCCCGTTCCGCGGGCGCAGCCGGGCCGAACTGGCCGGGGTGACGCCGGCCGACGCGCTGGCCCACCCGACCTGGGCGATGGGCCCGGTGGTGACGATCAACTCGGCCACCCTGGTCAACAAGGGCCTGGAGGTCATCGAGGCCCACCTGCTCTACGACGTGCCCTTCGACCGGATCGAGGTCGTGGTGCACCCCCAGTCGGTCGTCCACTCGATGGTCGAATTCACCGACGGCTCCACCCTCGCCCAGGCCAGCCCGCCGGACATGCGGATGCCGATCGCGCTCGGCCTCGGCTGGCCCGACCGCGTCCCGGACGCCGCCCCCGGCTGCGACTGGACGAAGGCCGCGACCTGGGAGTTCCTCCCGCTCGACGACGAGGCCTTCCCGGCCGTCGCGCTCGCCCGGGAGGTCGGTGGCCTCGGCGGCACCGCCCCCGCCGTCTTCAACGCGGCGAACGAGGAGTGCGTGGACGCCTTCCTCGGCGGCCGCCTGCCCTTCACCGGGATCGTGGACACTGTGGCGAAGGTCGTCGCCGAGCACGGCACCCCCGCGCGGGGAACTTCGCTCACGGTCGCGGACGTCCTCCAGGCGGAGGACTGGGCCCGCGCCCGGGCCCGCGAGCTGGCGGCGGGCTGA
- a CDS encoding membrane-associated protease RseP (regulator of RpoE activity): MNNLMWVLGILIFVVGLLFSIAWHELGHLSTAKLFKIRVPQYMVGFGPTVWSRKKGETEYGIKAIPLGGYIRMIGMFPPGADGRITKRSSSPWRTMIEDAREASYEELKPGDEHRLFYTRKPWQRVIVMFAGPFMNLILSVVLFLFLFMGMGVQMAVPTVSTVSQCVVKAGQPTDTCPADAPKSPANVAGLKAGDRFVSFDGDEIHSYKQLQADIRKSPGKQVPIVVERDGTRFTLTAAITSNTVNPVDGDGRTVKGAPVTAGFLGFTPTTGVVRMSLGESTHEMYSMAEHGVSSLVALPGKIPGLWHAVVDGTPRSTDDPIGMVGAARLGGDVFAMDIPATQQIAFFVQLLAGINLSLFLFNMLPLLPLDGGHIAGAVWESVRRRLAGLLKRPDPGPFDVAKLMPFAYVVATVFICFTVLVMAADVVNPVKLN; encoded by the coding sequence GTGAACAATCTGATGTGGGTGCTGGGCATCCTGATCTTCGTGGTCGGGCTGCTGTTCTCGATCGCCTGGCACGAGCTGGGGCACCTCTCCACCGCCAAGCTGTTCAAGATCCGCGTCCCGCAGTACATGGTCGGATTCGGCCCGACCGTCTGGTCCCGCAAGAAGGGCGAGACGGAGTACGGCATCAAGGCGATCCCGCTCGGCGGCTACATCCGGATGATCGGGATGTTCCCGCCGGGCGCGGACGGCCGGATCACCAAGCGCAGCAGCTCGCCCTGGCGCACCATGATCGAGGACGCCCGGGAGGCCTCCTACGAGGAGCTGAAGCCCGGCGACGAGCACCGGCTCTTCTACACCCGCAAGCCCTGGCAGCGGGTGATCGTGATGTTCGCCGGCCCGTTCATGAACCTGATCCTCTCGGTGGTCCTGTTCCTGTTCCTGTTCATGGGCATGGGCGTGCAGATGGCGGTGCCCACCGTCTCCACCGTCAGCCAGTGCGTGGTCAAGGCCGGCCAGCCCACCGACACCTGTCCCGCCGACGCCCCGAAGTCCCCGGCGAACGTGGCCGGGCTGAAGGCCGGCGACCGCTTCGTCTCCTTCGACGGCGACGAGATCCACAGCTACAAGCAGCTGCAGGCCGACATCCGCAAGTCGCCCGGCAAGCAGGTGCCGATCGTCGTCGAGCGGGACGGCACGCGGTTCACCCTGACCGCCGCCATCACCAGCAACACCGTCAACCCCGTGGACGGCGACGGCCGCACCGTCAAGGGCGCCCCGGTCACCGCCGGCTTCCTGGGCTTCACCCCGACCACCGGCGTGGTCCGGATGAGCCTCGGCGAGTCCACCCACGAGATGTACTCGATGGCCGAGCACGGCGTCTCCTCGCTGGTCGCCCTGCCCGGCAAGATCCCCGGCCTGTGGCACGCCGTCGTCGACGGCACCCCCCGCTCCACCGACGACCCGATCGGCATGGTCGGCGCCGCCCGGCTCGGCGGCGACGTCTTCGCGATGGACATCCCGGCCACCCAGCAGATCGCCTTCTTCGTCCAGCTGCTGGCCGGCATCAACCTCTCGCTGTTCCTGTTCAACATGCTGCCGCTGCTCCCGCTGGACGGCGGCCACATCGCCGGCGCCGTCTGGGAGTCGGTGCGCCGCCGCCTCGCCGGGCTGCTCAAGCGGCCCGATCCCGGCCCCTTCGACGTCGCCAAGCTGATGCCCTTCGCCTACGTCGTGGCGACGGTCTTCATCTGCTTCACCGTCCTCGTCATGGCCGCCGACGTGGTCAACCCGGTCAAGCTCAACTGA
- a CDS encoding 4-hydroxy-3-methylbut-2-en-1-yl diphosphate synthase, producing MSAISLGIPSLPLKPLAKRRYSRQIMVGNVPVGGDAPISVQSMTTTLTSDVNATLQQIAQLTASGCQIVRVAVPSQDDADALPIIARKSQIPVIADIHFQPKYVFAAIEAGCAAVRVNPGNIKAFDDKVGEIAKAAKDAGVPIRIGVNAGSLDKRLLEKYGRATPEALVESALWECSLFEEHDFRDIKISVKHNDPVVMIDAYRQLAAACDYPLHLGVTEAGPAFQGTIKSAVAFGALLAEGIGDTIRVSLSAPPAEEIKVGMQILESLNLRQRGLEIVSCPSCGRAQVDVYKLAEEVTAGLEGMEVPLRVAVMGCVVNGPGEAREADLGVASGNGKGQIFVKGEVIKTVPESKIVETLIEEALKLAEQMQEEGAPSGAPVVVAAE from the coding sequence ATGTCCGCGATCTCGCTCGGTATTCCGTCCCTGCCGCTCAAGCCGCTCGCCAAGCGCCGCTACTCGCGACAGATCATGGTCGGCAACGTCCCGGTCGGCGGCGACGCCCCGATCTCGGTCCAGTCGATGACCACCACGCTGACCTCCGACGTCAACGCCACCCTCCAGCAGATCGCGCAGCTCACCGCCTCCGGCTGCCAGATCGTGCGGGTCGCCGTCCCCTCCCAGGACGACGCCGACGCGCTGCCGATCATCGCCAGGAAGTCGCAGATCCCGGTGATCGCCGACATCCACTTCCAGCCGAAGTACGTCTTCGCCGCCATCGAGGCCGGCTGCGCGGCCGTCCGGGTGAACCCGGGCAACATCAAGGCCTTCGACGACAAGGTCGGTGAGATCGCCAAGGCCGCCAAGGACGCCGGCGTCCCGATCCGGATCGGCGTCAACGCCGGCTCCCTCGACAAGCGCCTGCTGGAGAAGTACGGCCGGGCCACCCCCGAGGCGCTGGTCGAGTCCGCGCTCTGGGAGTGCTCGCTGTTCGAGGAGCACGACTTCCGCGACATCAAGATCTCGGTCAAGCACAACGACCCGGTCGTGATGATCGACGCCTACCGGCAGCTCGCCGCCGCCTGCGACTACCCGCTGCACCTCGGCGTCACCGAGGCCGGCCCGGCGTTCCAGGGCACCATCAAGTCCGCCGTCGCCTTCGGCGCGCTGCTCGCCGAGGGCATCGGCGACACCATCCGGGTCTCGCTCTCCGCCCCGCCGGCCGAGGAGATCAAGGTCGGCATGCAGATCCTGGAGTCGCTGAACCTGCGCCAGCGCGGCCTGGAGATCGTCTCCTGCCCGTCCTGCGGCCGCGCCCAGGTCGACGTCTACAAGCTCGCCGAGGAGGTCACCGCCGGCCTCGAGGGCATGGAGGTCCCGCTGCGGGTCGCGGTCATGGGCTGCGTCGTCAACGGCCCCGGCGAGGCCCGCGAGGCCGACCTCGGCGTCGCCTCCGGCAACGGCAAGGGCCAGATCTTCGTCAAGGGCGAGGTCATCAAGACCGTCCCGGAGTCGAAGATCGTCGAGACCCTCATCGAGGAGGCCCTCAAGCTGGCCGAGCAGATGCAGGAGGAGGGCGCCCCCTCCGGCGCCCCCGTCGTCGTCGCCGCCGAGTGA
- a CDS encoding acetyltransferase (GNAT) family protein: MEQLTEVTIEAIDLAAWAPYALEVQALAFGLTPEEVAVRLHIVGRHAQQPGVLALGAMSGGRLVGFGYGMPNSREHWWSTVIQPYLEAGGYGDWLDGVFAVTELHVLPAYQGRGLGSALIRGLCDRSGRDRSILSAIDAETPARRLYRSLGYHDLARAVRFPNTVRPYAVMGARLPLAAVHSQAANSR, translated from the coding sequence ATGGAGCAGCTCACCGAGGTGACGATCGAAGCCATCGACCTGGCGGCCTGGGCACCGTACGCGCTGGAGGTCCAGGCGCTGGCCTTCGGGCTGACGCCCGAGGAGGTGGCGGTGCGGCTGCACATCGTCGGTCGGCACGCCCAGCAGCCCGGTGTGCTCGCCCTCGGCGCGATGAGCGGCGGCCGGCTGGTCGGCTTCGGCTACGGGATGCCCAACTCCCGCGAGCACTGGTGGTCCACCGTCATCCAGCCCTACCTGGAGGCCGGCGGGTACGGCGACTGGCTGGACGGCGTCTTCGCCGTCACCGAGCTCCACGTGCTGCCCGCCTACCAGGGCCGGGGCCTGGGCAGCGCACTGATCCGCGGCCTGTGCGACCGCTCCGGGCGGGACCGAAGCATCCTCTCCGCGATCGACGCGGAGACCCCGGCCCGCCGGCTCTACCGCTCCCTCGGCTACCACGACCTCGCCCGGGCGGTGCGCTTCCCCAACACCGTCCGCCCGTACGCGGTGATGGGCGCGCGGCTGCCGCTAGCCGCGGTTCACAGCCAGGCGGCGAACTCCAGGTAG